The Arachis hypogaea cultivar Tifrunner chromosome 19, arahy.Tifrunner.gnm2.J5K5, whole genome shotgun sequence genome has a window encoding:
- the LOC112778751 gene encoding uncharacterized protein, whose protein sequence is MVKEEWRNLGELQFTDKLKALRMPLGRWHKDNFGDMDKKIQRFEEKIRKLDDLVGNKVYDDTVEARRKALAGCCKQWYVRKELHWKQMSRSRHAKDMDMNTRYFHNLASARRRNNRLDALVINGRLVRNQAWIKIAIRDFYKDLYHQERSPVVGFRDGLVNRIDVEHSIALERLPTMEEIKEAVWDCESSKARGSDGYNMNFIKKCWDEIGAEFMTAVLDFF, encoded by the coding sequence ATGGTCAAAGAAGAATGGAGGAATCTTGGTGAGCTACAGTTCACAGATAAGCTGAAGGCTTTAAGGATGCCTTTGGGAAGATGGCACAAGGACAATTTCGGTGACATGGACAAGAAAATACAGCGCTTTGAGGAGAAGATAAGGAAGCTGGATGATTTGGTAGGAAACAAAGTTTATGATGATACAGTGGAGGCTAGAAGGAAGGCCTTAGCAGGCTGTTGCAAGCAGTGGTATGTCAGAAAAGAACTACACTGGAAGCAGATGTCGCGCTCCAGGCATGCGAAGGATATGGATATGAACACTAGGTACTTCCATAACCTGGCGTCGGCAAGAAGGAGGAACAATAGACTTGATGCTTTGGTAATTAACGGAAGGTTGGtaagaaatcaagcttggatcaAGATTGCAATCAGAGATTTTTACAAAGATTTGTACCACCAGGAGAGATCACCGGTTGTGGGTTTCAGAGACGGTCTGGTAAATCGAATTGATGTAGAACACTCAATAGCTCTGGAGAGATTACCGACAATGGAAGAGATAAAGGAAGCTGTTTGGGATTGTGAATCTTCCAAGGCTCGAGGGAGTGACGGATATAATATGAATTTCATCAAGAAATGCTGGGACGAGATTGGTGCAGAGTTCATGACAGCTGTTTTGGATTTCTTTTGA
- the LOC112778753 gene encoding uncharacterized protein: MASQKWVAKKLEKRLRTQPHMTLSEAYEHIKIDYNVIINGKMVYRALKEARERLIGNERAQYSKLREYLAELLRSNPGSHTILDVTPIPQSPPQFSKLYACLEACKRGFKAGCRKLIGLDGCFLKGYFGGQLLSAVGQDANNHFYVIAYAIVDSETKESWKWFLTLLQEDLGDQYIHGWNFISDQQKECAKCTTDAEFQTSMQKLKRINEEAWSYLAKFEPTCWTKAHFSHGPKYDNLTNNMCEVWNAKIVNYRSKPILTMCEELRCYIMRRMTKYKQVLETHIGTQVAPTQQKRLDDIMKGVRYWHPVWVGDDERRIFEVQQGSTKVSVNLSQNKCLPCVHALAAIARRGDRPETYVHPLLKIGAALATYQHCIQPVNSEEYWEKTIYMNPIPPKLKRPVGRPVKRRRKEPFEIEASRTNGTKVKKTFRVTCSKCGETGHNYKTCKGPPATTTRRPTNPNRRTTSRAGSSSETLNQNAEEVNISQSAPQTQSVNVNAHQVLSETPNSGLMPNMVTMTSPSSQGQANFQVPIPHSARAKQPIIRPYKPPPIQSSIPPPISPPTTTGGVSAETMATASKGTASRMFQFIPNPDFKHPRKK, translated from the exons ATGGCAAGTCAGAAATGGGTGGCAAAGAAGCTCGAAAAAAGGCTCCGAACTCAACCTCACATGACCCTTAGTGAGGCATATGAGCACATCAAAATCGACTACAATGTCATAATAAATGGAAAGATGGTATATAGGGCTCTGAAAGAGGCTAGAGAGCGTTTGATTGGCAATGAGAGGGCACAATATAGTAAGTTGAGAGAATACCTGGCTGAGTTGTTGAGGAGTAACCCAGGGAGCCATACGATTTTGGATGTGACACCAATTCCCCAATCACCTCCACAGTTTAGCAAGCTATACGCTTGTTTAGAGGCAtgtaaaaggggatttaaagctGGGTGTAGAAAACTAATCGGACTTGATGGATGTTTTTTGAAGGGTTACTTTGGAGGTCAATTGTTGTCGGCTGTGGGTCAAGATGCAAACAATCACTTCTATGTGATTGCGTATGCTATTGTGGATAGTGAAACTAAAGAAAGTTGGAAGTGGTTCCTTACTTTACTGCAAGAGGATCTTGGAGATCAATATATCCATGGGTGGAATTTTATCTCAGACCAACAAAAG GAATGTGCTAAATGCACTACTGATGCAGAATTTCAAACAAGCATGCAAAAGTTGAAAAGGATCAATGAAGAAGCATGGAGCTACCTTGCAAAATTCGAGCCGACATGCTGGACCAAGGCTCATTTCAGTCACGGGCCAAAATATGACAACCTCACCAACAACATGTGCGAGGTTTGGAACGCAAAAATAGTGAATTATCGTTCTAAACCGATTCTAACGATGTGTGAGGAACTCCGGTGCTATATCATGAGGAGAATGACCAAATACAAGCAAGTGTTAGAGACACACATAGGCACTCAAGTGGCTCCTACTCAACAAAAGAGGCTTGATGACATAATGAAAGGTGTGAGATATTGGCACCCAGTGTGGGTTGGTGACGATGAGAGgcgaatctttgaggtgcaacaAGGATCTACAAAGGTTTCTGTGAATCTGTCTCAGAACAAGT GTCTCCCGTGTGTCCATGCACTTGCTGCCATTGCTAGAAGAGGGGATAGACCTGAAACATATGTGCACCCACTGCTGAAGATTGGGGCAGCACTAGCTACATATCAACACTGCATTCAACCAGTTAATTCGGAGGAATATTGGGAGAAGACAATATATATGAATCCGATTCCACCAAAGTTGAAGAGGCCAGTAGGCAGACCAGTgaagagaaggagaaaagaaCCATTTGAGATTGAAGCTAGCAGAACTAATGGCACCAAAGTGAAGAAAACATTTAGGGTCACTTGTAGCAAGTGTGGAGAAACTGGCCACAACTACAAGACCTGCAAAGGCCCACCAGCAACAACAACTAGAAGACCAACCAATCCAAATAGGAGAACAACATCGAGAGCTGGTTCTAGTTCTGAAACCTTAAACCAAAACGCCGAAGAGGTCAACATCTCTCAATCAGCCCCACAAACACAA AGTGTAAATGTTAATGCGCATCAAGTTCTGTCAGAAACACCAAATTCGGGTTTAATGCCTAATATG GTAACTATGACATCACCATCATCGCAAGGTCAGGCAAATTTTCAAGTGCCAATTCCACATAGTGCTAGAGCCAAGCAACCTATCATCAGGCCATATAAACCACCCCCCATTCAGTCGAGCATTCCACCACCAATTTCACCACCTACAACAACTGGAGGGGTCTCAGCTGAAACAATGGCAACTGCCAGTAAGGGTACTGCATCAAGGATGTTCCAATTTATTCCAAATCCCGATTTCAAGCATCCAAGAAAAAAGTGA